A genomic stretch from Haloarchaeobius amylolyticus includes:
- a CDS encoding DUF5797 family protein, with protein MTLSDEARERLADVVELQPTKNAELQKRWGMESGSEVHQYLENELKEYYYRDDNSLIRATAEAAELVDVEPGVEADEDGDGTPSAVRVPELQAQIFEVLAAPDEDGQSVVSVLHAVRDEFGLGDDVTADDVRSALQALRRKGVVEVVYTTVPTFRLAVARDDIEVSVAA; from the coding sequence ATGACCCTCTCGGACGAGGCTCGCGAGCGCCTGGCGGACGTCGTCGAGTTGCAGCCGACGAAGAACGCCGAGCTACAGAAGCGGTGGGGCATGGAGAGTGGGAGCGAGGTCCACCAGTACCTCGAGAACGAGCTGAAGGAGTACTACTACCGCGACGACAACAGCCTCATCCGCGCGACGGCCGAGGCCGCGGAGCTGGTCGACGTCGAGCCGGGCGTGGAGGCCGACGAGGACGGCGACGGCACCCCGAGTGCGGTCCGGGTGCCCGAGCTGCAGGCCCAGATCTTCGAGGTGCTGGCCGCCCCCGACGAGGACGGTCAGAGCGTCGTGAGCGTCCTCCACGCGGTCCGCGACGAGTTCGGCCTCGGCGACGACGTGACCGCCGACGACGTGCGCTCCGCGCTCCAGGCGCTCCGGCGCAAGGGCGTCGTCGAGGTCGTCTACACGACCGTCCCGACGTTCCGGCTCGCGGTCGCTCGCGACGACATCGAGGTCTCCGTCGCCGCCTGA